In a genomic window of Quercus lobata isolate SW786 chromosome 4, ValleyOak3.0 Primary Assembly, whole genome shotgun sequence:
- the LOC115985911 gene encoding uncharacterized protein LOC115985911: MAQVNALHQSGITEENKITNVKALYLEKHKKPFLLDHCWLILKDQPKFADPNNARSRSSVPPTPKSISIGKGDCGSELDDTSNFERPIGKKAEKAIRNNKATEKDVGEYLTKKLKLIEDVASMNHYLFRKFLLDDSDEDEIIEELVMETLQPKRHRFVQQRSHVFNELAEGRAPTVHYSINGHDYTIRYYFADGIYPKWATFVKTIPAPQGQKYKLFEAAQEACRKDAERAFGVLQARFAIVHGPTRFFHLETLQKIMKACIILHNIIVEDERDDNEVVDLDYEQNDGVDNPPLQVLHEQSDEFLSYIERHGRIRDREIHFQLQSDLIEHLW, translated from the exons ATGGCTCAAGTTAACGCACTTCATCAAAGTGGTATAACCGAAGAAAATaag attaccAATGTGAAGGCTTTGTATTTAGAGAAGCACAAGAAACCCTTTCTTCTTGACCATTGTTGGCTCATATTAAAGGACCAACCAAAGTTTGCCGATCCTAACAATGCTAGATCGAGATCATCCGTGCCTCCAACTCCGAAGTCCATATCTATTGGCAAAGGGGATTGTGGGTCCGAACTTGATGACACTTCGAATTTTGAGAGACCTATCGGTAAGAAGGCCGAAAAGGCCATTCGAAATAACAAAGCCACCGAAAAAGATGTAGGGGAATATTTGAccaagaaattgaaattgattgagGAT GTTGCATCCATGAATCACTATTTGTTTCGCAAGTTCCTTCTTGATGACTCAGATGAAGATGAGATAATCGAAGAACTTGTTATGGAAACATTACAACCTAAACGTCATCGTTTTGTCCAAC AGCGATCTCATGTATTTAATGAACTTGCTGAAGGACGTGCTCCTACAGTACATTACTCAATTAATGGTCATGACTACACAATAAGATATTACTTTGCTGATGGCATATATCCAAAGTGGGCAACATTTGTGAAAACAATCCCAGCTCCACAAGGAcagaaatataaattatttgaagcAGCACAAGAGGCGTGTAGGAAGGATGCTGAGCGTGCATTTGGAGTGCTTCAAGCACGTTTCGCAATTGTCCATGGACCTACACGATTTTTCCATCTTGAAACACTCCAAAAGATCATGAAAGCATGTATAATTCTCCATAACATAATTGTTGAAGATGAACGAGATGATAATGAAGTGGTAGACTTGGATTATGAACAAAATGATGGAGTGGATAATCCTCCTCTGCAAGTGTTACATGAACAAAGTGATGAATTTTTGTCATACATTGAGAGGCACGGACGCATTAGAGACCGAGAAATTCATTTTCAACTCCAGTCGGACCTTATTGAACATTTATGGTAA